In Nymphalis io chromosome 30, ilAglIoxx1.1, whole genome shotgun sequence, the genomic stretch GTATCTCGCGTCGGTTACGACACATTATTATCTATAACGTCCTGGTTAAACCAAATATTTCGTACTTAATTTAAGTATGGGGCAGTGCtgtcaaaacaaaattagctGACGTCCAAGCtgcataaaacaaaatcaaaattatcaaaatgctCTTCAATTACCCATATTTTACTCCAACCATTAAAATCTATACCGAaaccaaaataatgaatattcgacatttatatatttataatatttgcatctttatcaaaaaaacctttgaaaaaaGTGTCGTACCAAACTaagttttactaaaataaaacaacagtctAAACGCAGCACGCGTCGAGCGAGTCTcattgtcctaccaaagataaaAACGAACTAtagcaaaaaaattatcacaaattataatttgaacggatcatttaattatgtaattgtaattatgtaataatacgattgataatttttttaattttactaattttactttttaattaattatatttttcaacgatgtatgtatacctaatttgcctttatttacgagtaaaataagatttataacttttttatgttaagggttatcggacgggcaaataggcctcGGCCCGCCCATGCAGGCCTTTCTTCTCTAGGCAGATTACCAGGGTTCTAAGTACCTCCCTAGTCGCGGCGGGCGGAGAAGGAGCGCATATCGCCTCTTTCTTCTTCTCGGTCGGGACTCCAGGTCActgctgagaatcttcgacagaaaaacattaagtttttattggacCTGGGGGTTTGTAACTAGGATctccggccttatatctagccactagaccaacgaggcagtcagttttatacaaaatatataaatatatatcttccatTTATCCAATACTAACAAAATCCTATAGATGTTGccagagatattaaaataaataccaaatttttgataacaaattactttaatattatttatcaaagttagtacataagatttttataccttttacattttaatgatcaCACTTGaataccatatatttatattattttaatcctaaATCGTAGATTGTGATACTGCTAGTAATGGCAGttacgttaatataaattaaagatatgatACTCCAcaggcacggacaacacgtccGTTGAGATACAAAtacgtgatatatatatcacacacaaaaacactctcatcatattatttcatataacatagtagaatacacattagaTATACAATTGTACTATATCCCGAGGGCGGaaggagtaaagaaaaaaaaaccttatatttacatattccatgcaataTGCTAATAGGTCTGTTATATAACACACTACATAcaattctcgattaatatatttataatataatactatttataacgcatctttacataaacaaataaatatcattggagtgactgtctgtgatttcgaaataattgttttacttacTGTCTTTTTCAGTTAgtgtggctatttgcgagttagcaaaacaatctttttttctattttcgttTACTGCTGCTaccttacaatttaaatatcttatatgtataattcaaatatgcattatgtactttaaaatataaacaaaaaaaatcatggtataatatacgactttaaaaaatctcgaccaatgttgtcatatcaaaatttatttgtctttactccttcaGTTGGAATAGACTTTACGATGCTGCATATGTTGAAGAACTTGTTcatctatataacaaatatgtcaccttgttcttaattacaaaacagcatcatttttatttatccaaacATCAATTTCTTCAAATCATCATCGACTCTTTTAGGTATCTTAACTCTTTTTTTGCCAATTCTACTATAATAACAGAGCTCATTTCTTTCAAGCTTTCCTGCATATTCATGAGGATAACCAATTATTCTATTCGGTgcaaaataatcaacaaaataatcTATCTCTCTTAAAGTACAATGAGTAGCGAAACACACGTCCAGCCGCTGCTCCTGGGTCACGCGCGAAACTGAGCATTTTCCATCTTTGTAATTCTGCCATGGCATAGGGAATACATCTacaagtaagtaattattatgacatttctGTACGCATGAGGTGTGTGAACTATCCTCGCTTCTGTTTCTACATAAATGTATTCTAGTAGATTCTTCGTTATTTGTCACCCCGGGCACTAATTCCTGTATTGAACTGAAAAACAAACACATCTCTTTAAGataacataacttatatattgaatatgaagaaaaacttgtactatatatctaaaactttttactcggtggtagggttttgtgcaagccacaAGTTgtgaccatccactcatcagttcATTGCATTTCGGTTTaatgagtgagtgagtcagagtATAGCAGAgctacaagggacacaacatcttagttcccaagacacATGGTGACACAGATTCAGATTTgcattacattatacaaaatgtctacaggcagtggtgaccagttaccatcagtttTGCCGCTGTCTACCACACCATAACTTTTATACTCCACCACTaccaattttatactctattctTATCGAAGGTCTAAAGACATGGAGTCTGGAGATGGAGTGGTCTAAAGAGTGGATTTAACCACTACGTACATCCAATGTCAAAGTGGTTAAGTTTTCACTCCTACTTTAATTAGAACAGTCTATAGTCAAGACTTGACTATATATCAATTCCCATATATCTATgcaaaattctaaaaatttgcttaaagtaacaaaatttgaataatttatttaataatcaaaaattacctGTAAAAACTCCATCTTTCCGAATGCACGAATACtttcatgtttaattgtttgtatatctcattaaagacaaattcataatcatatttatcagATGTCTGTATTGCAATTGCATTATTCTCATTCCAGTTCAACCAACatctaatttcaaatatcattctTTGTACACCGTTAGATCGCTTCGTGAAGTTTTCGCAATCCAAATGCTGCATGGTTGTGTCAACATACATCGCATCCAATTTTATGGGTTTATCGTCAACATGCAGATGCTTGAAGCTTGGCAAGTCTTTACGATTGATATGGTATTCTCCGATAAACAGAATGTTATGTGTCGTTGTtgagaataaaaacattgttgatGCAGCGCTGTGACTGGCTGGTATCAATGTGACAGTGAGACACAATTCCGGTATGTCTTTTTCAGGCAAACCAGGCAAAGATATTTGTGTCGAacctaaaattttgaaataaaacaacaattgtaACAATTCAAAAGCACTTGTTAGCTCATAAAcaactttgtttataataatttactgtgtaACTTCGTATTACAcgtcttgttggtctagtggcttatataagaccgcagatattgaggtcctgggttaaaaagCCCTGGGCCCAATTCGGGCTACCaagaagttattgatttttattgtcgaaaatttctcagtagcaactgagtctagaagttagaagtgtgtacaattcCATGGCTCGTAAAGCTTGTATTGGCACAGAGGTAGCTCGGCACAGAGTTGTCTCAtatatgcactctctattccctaaatctcatatTCCGATTCGATGGCAAATACAACAAAACGGAAAAGAGTTcaagcacaggaccaacggctttacgtgcttccaaAGGAAGCAAGCAAgaagtatacacttccaactttcgcaCTCTGGTCTACGAGTAAGAATCTTCAACAAAAAACGCGTTTATCATCGGCGTTATGATAATGTACAATGTTTCGAGCAAAGATATGTTTAATGATTAAGTTTTGaatgataacaataacataCCCATTTTTAGAGCTCGAACGCATTTCATAATTCTCTCATCATGTTTGTCGTCATTTATAATAGCTGCTGTCAGCTCGGTCGTATATATTGTGATGTTCTTCTTCAACAAAACGTCTAATAGCTGAGCTGAATGTAGCCTTTGTATGTGGTCTGAGTTATAATGGCTCAGGAAGTAAGCTCTAGCGTTTCGACGTTCAGCTTTTTCGAAGTTATCAACATACACACCCGGGATCTCTTTAATTTTTCCATGGAAAGGACTTTTCATTAGATACTgtatggatgacatcatttttaatatataaaagtatttatgtatcaGTACTGGCTTTATTTTTTAGGTAATGGCTTCAGTTTCGATTTACACCCTTTTCTTTTGTTGATCGTATTCGGTATTGCCAACAgtgataaatgattttaatttgaaattttaactgtCAATTTCGAACGCGACAGTATTGGTAATGAATCTTCTTCCATTAGAAGTTATTATCTATGgcgaattgttgtatttttttttgaaaagcaaAATATTGCACTCCATTCGTATTAGGTGTTctgtaaacttaaaataatacttttaacattattaaaataatgatgaaaagATGTCGAGAATTACAACGCAAacgcgaaatatttttttttaattcatattatctcattactcaaaataattaaataatcaatttagtttGTGCTTGtttggctattttttatttaagaatatgtgTATGATAATATGTACTAGTTTCCTAGAAGTCATTTTAACTATTACGATTccaataatataaccaaaatcaataataacaacaatgacattatacatataaagtgaAGCAGATAATATGTAACTAGCGCGCGTAATTTGATGACTCAAACGTCCCATTTGTTCAACGGGTGATTTATGacctattgttgtatattagagAGGTGCTCTAAACGAatggagaataaataaattaatataagtaattaaaaaaaatatattttagttttgtcacaatattaagatattttaaaacaggtatttgtttattaatttgtatataatatgaaatataaaatatttgcaaagaatatAAAGTTACCTAAACTTCCGatagagatattattataatgcaaagtaaagtaacgaaaaaaatattatttaatttttaagcattagtataaaactcaaaatataGATTACTTTTATGCATAGCAACACtcaagttattattttgaaaataagacaAGAGTAAGACTTTCGTCTCTGATCTTTCGAGCTAATTGGGCCCgagttaaattaatgatttcacaacatatatttattaaaattaatgcaaaaaaaacaatgttttacaaCAATGAAATATGTCGTTCCTTACCTTATCATTAATTCATTAACCCACTCATTCATAATAGATagtagtctttattttattttttgtacttttgtatatgaggtttgttacttgaataaataaattattgttattattataatttcctcCTCACTACTTTAACTCAAGTGTTATGTCAATTCAAGGCGTAACGTAGTTTCGAAGGTGTAGAGAAATAAAAGATGCGTTAGGCTCTCAATCAAAATTGCATGTAATGTCTTAAACGAATGTACAGAGGAGAAGGAGTAAACAGGAGAAGGGGTGCGGgtacaagatttaaatttaactaatcgcGGCCGATAAAATGTATGACGTTGTGTTTGGTTAAGTTGGAGTTTGAGAGATGTCGCTACCCGTCCTTAATTGGATAGGAAGTATgaacatttactaatattataaatgcgaaagtgttacgaaacaataaaatttgttataaagttttaaaattaaattttatacaattacaaaataaatcaattattgtcttttatgtcaaaaatactTCGGTCTATGGCTGCATTTTATAAGACGACGGTCATATGAAGCGAACGTGTAGTActggtatttttgtatatatattggagTTTCTTCGGATTCTTATCAAGAAGTCTGTCTCGAATTAAATTcggattatatatttagacgaTGGTCtgcaaaaaggtttttatttagacAAACTGAAATTAATCTTGGCTGTTTAAAGCAAAATCATAGCTCATGTTAAtacgaggcatgccttttaagttttgtcatttgaagaaaaaaacacaactagaaccttatagtactttttattgtttttaaaggtattcaccacgtagcttaatacacttttccattcgctcaaatcagttattataacatttattccactctaaagtggtggtgttcaaaatggctgacttgaaagcgtcgactgcttcttcaccggactggaacctttgatcagaagacttttcttaaatttaggaatgtaaagaaatcgttaGGGCTTGGTTCAGGACTGTATGGAGGATGGTcaagaatttctactttttcttgcttcaaatactcaatcgtttGACGAGCGCTGTGTGAGCTTGCGTTGCCGTGGTGCAGGATGATGCGTCGCTTTGAGTTAGATCTTCGAAGTTCGGCGATGACTTGTAGTAAACAAACTGTGGTATACCACTCTGCGTTAACCGTTCTACGATCTTCAAGTGCAATAGTCGCAACGTGGCCGGTTTTTCCAACGGACGTGGCCACCATCTTCTTTGAAGTGCTTCGAGAACGAACAACTTTAGTCGGCTTTGGCTTCCAAGATTTGCCACCACTGATGATGTCGTAGAAGTGATTTGACTCTCCTCGGTTGAACCTTTGCagagttttcttacaccatctgACGCGGGCCGCCTTGTAATCGTTGGAAAGCAGATGCGGTATCCAACGGCAAACTAGCTTTCTCACACCAAGTGCTTCATGCAAGATCTTCTGAATAGTTGTCCCTGAGATGCCTAATAGAGCCTCTATCTCTCGATACGACACATGACGATCTTCGAGAATTAGTCGTCTCACGACAATGATGTTATCTTTAGTGAAGGCGGATTTTGGGCGTCCTTCGCGAGATTTGTCACTAACACTAGTATGTCCACGctggaattctaaataccagcgttcgacagtccgcagacatgggacttcatcactgaacacaaatgttaactcttcaaaacactgaagccgtgtcaggcctcttctaaagttgtagaaaattatagcacgaacattttccttaaaaagaTTCATTTTCGTAAGTAACCTGAGAGATTCCAATCGAAGCTGTGactaaacaatagcattaacccgatactttcaactgttttgagattcaaaatttaaacacattcgaatatagaacagttaCAAATTCAAACTTGCCGGGAAATAGGGAAGCGACAGAACTAAAAAGGCATACATTGTAGCGTCAATAGTACAAAGCTTCacgggccgcctagcgatgtaaaagtcgcaggttcgatctgaCCCCTCGAGCTTCTGttttaataggaatattagtaagtacCTAAAAAAGAGTATTGCTAGATTGTATccttattatttcgaatagatAGGAGCGATtggtaatcatataaataataaaactcgacTTGCTGCAATGAATTACAGCTTCGTCTTATAAAATGTCCTCCTGACATtagggagttagggaatagagaatgcacctgtgtttgtgcactataatatctcctgcgcagttggctaatctctctggagactggccgccgtggccgaaatcgtcttgaagaagttattattattattaattttactataacacCTTCCGAATGGTGCACTTCAAATGGAAAAGTGCCTAGAGGCCTCGCGTCACTAAATCGATGCCTGACTTTAAGTGCTTTTCAAACTTGTGGCAGcaactgattatttatttacagaaaaactcaTTTGTGTTTTATGAGTCGGTCCCGGGTTTTGAAAGCCTTTTAATCCGTAATTTGCAAGCCAATGATgacaattctattatataacgaaaacgaatcgtttcttgatTATAAAACTGGACTGTTACATACAAAAGTTCAACATTttgataagcttttatttaacttgcaatgtttgttagtttttcaAAGTCAAATCTGGCATACTTAGCAAACCACTTGCTCTTCAGTTTCGACTAAGATGCATTTTTATGATAAGCCAAGATGGCtccaaacatgaaaaaaaactaaacataaaattCGGATCAGACACCTTCTCaacaaaaataccttaaaagctTGAAAGATGAGTTGTCGCGTCACGTCACGAAAATAATGGTGAGACCgatcttacaataaaatatatcaacgagACACCTGTCATAGTAAAAATTACTCCAAAAAACTCCAAGCAGTAAATACAAATCCAGAAATCGCTGTAAGTAGCATTACCTATCAAGTCACCAACGATTACCAAGACCTAAAAATCAACAAGCCACACCTTACATTCTCAATGCAAGGAGCATACGTAAGAAAGGAAGATTGGATAactcaaatgtattttacaatcaataccACATACTACTCACGTCATTTTAATAACAGAAACTTGGATCAAATCCGAAAAACAAGTGCTTGAAttacaattaacttattattcaCGTTACTATAAATATAGGAACGATTTGGATGGAGGTCgagtctctatatatatatatatatatatatatatatatatatatatatatatatacataataatttgaaacacaGTTTATCTGAATCTACATACTTAGGAGGTAATAACTATCTATGGGTACGGCTGGAAAGATATGCAGTTGAAGTAGGAGCTGTCTACAACGGTACGGTAACACTAACTTCAGACTTTATCGATGTTTATTTCTGTCGCAACTGCGACAGAAAAAAAGTTAACTAAAGAAAAGATGACTACAcagtacaaacaaaaaatacgctACCAGAGTATCCGAtaccaaaaaaaatcaattattgatCATGTTAgtaccaatttaattaatgataaatttcataTGGCTATACTGGATTTTTCTATGTCCGATCATAGGCAGATTCacctagaaattaaaaaaaataaaccacctCAAAACATTCTTTCTCAATATAATGCCATAgactataatatactttatactacAATCAAATAAAGTAGGACACGAGGAATTGGGAAGTGATTATTCACGTTTGGAAgcgaaaataaagtttatcacaaaacaaaaaaaaaataacgaaggtTAAAGTTCTGAACCCACCCAAAAAAGATTggattaacaaaaatgtaatcaatgaaattagtaacaaaaatatcctattttcacaaatccaaaaaaaaaacaaataataacacgtTGAAGGAAGAGTTTGTTTAAATGAAAGATCATGTAGCTAGACTAATTGCAGACACAAAAGAATCTTACTATTGCAAAGAATTTAACAGATGTTCGAAAAAACTAGAAAGGATGTGGAAGTTAGTAAACACTAGTAaatcacaaaattacaaaaagttgTGCTCCTCCAAAAATCTTATTAAGCTCAACATTAATTACTGAGCCTCACGAAATATGTAATGCATTTAATGATTACTTCTCCACAATAGGGCCCCTCTTAGcacaaaaaataccaaaaatattccatgaaaatattagcaatgccTTAACAAACATCCATGAAACTAAttctaaattatctatttttgatttaacgACTAATAACGAAATTATTGTAGTGTCGGGGCAGATGGGACAAGCACTAAGATTTGACTGAATgtttcaatacattatttatgaacGGAGTATTTACTGACACAATGAAAATTGCAAAGGTCAAAAACTCCAACTACCTATTTACAAATCGGGACAAAAATGTGATCCAggaaattatcggccaatttcTGTTTTACTTGTTAGCAACCATTGATCTTATcacaaaaatcaaacaaaataaaaataaagataataaaaacatagcgTTAGGAATCTTTATTGACTTGAAGAAAGCTTTTGATACTGCCAGTcaaaattaaccttaaaaaaaaaactagaaagtaTAGGGATCACTGgtaatgccttaaaaatatttgaatcttatttAACAAACAGAACACAAGTAGTCCGAATAGAAAAATTCCCAAGTGATGCTTTACCTATTACATGTGGTGTACCACAAGGATACACATAGGAAGGAAGGACCTTTGCTCTCTTTGCCgtatattaatacatagataaaataggattcggtttttttttttttttaatttttttaaaattgacaatataccattggaacaaaaaatacagaaaaatacgTAGGCCTGCGAATAGACAACAATATACctgctataaaatataagcttactTATAATGCTTTCATACTGAATGCATTATAAGTAAGCTTTCATTACTACTTGGCTCTTTCCTAAATATGATGCGCTGTATCTCGCGTCGGTTACGACACATTATTATCTATAACGTCCTGGTTAAACCAAATATTTCGTACTTAATTTAAGTATGGGGCAGTGCtgtcaaaacaaaattagctGACGTCCAAGCtgcataaaacaaaatcaaaattatcaaaatgctCTTCGATTACCCATATTTTACTCCAACCATTAAAATCTATACCGAaaccaaaataatgaatattcgacatttatatatttataatatttgcatctttatcaaaaaaacctttgaaaaaaGTGTCGTACCAAACtaacttttactaaaataaaacaacagtctAAACGCAGCACGCGTCGAGCGAGTCTcattgtcctaccaaagataaaAACGAACTAtagcaaaaaaattatcacaaattataatttgaacggatcatttaattatgtaattgtaattatgtaataatacgattgataatttttttaattttactaattttactttttaattaattatatttttcaacgatgtatgtatacctaatttgcctttatttaccagtaaaataagatttataacttttttatgttaagggttatcggacgggcaaataggcctcGGCCCGCCCATGCAGGCCTTTCTTCTCTAGGCAGATTACCAGGGTTCTAAGTACCTCCCTAGTCGCGGCGGGCGGAGAAGGAGCGCATATCGCCTCTTTCTTCTTCTCGGTCGGGACTCCAGGTCActgctgagaatcttcgacagaaaaacattaagtttttattggacCTGGGGGTTTGTAACTAGGATctccggccttatatctagccactagaccaacgaggcagtcagttttatacaaaatatataaatatatatcttccatTTATCCAATACTAACAAAATCCTATAGATGTTGccagaga encodes the following:
- the LOC126780020 gene encoding protein artemis-like; translated protein: MMSSIQYLMKSPFHGKIKEIPGVYVDNFEKAERRNARAYFLSHYNSDHIQRLHSAQLLDVLLKKNITIYTTELTAAIINDDKHDERIMKCVRALKMGSTQISLPGLPEKDIPELCLTVTLIPASHSAASTMFLFSTTTHNILFIGEYHINRKDLPSFKHLHVDDKPIKLDAMYVDTTMQHLDCENFTKRSNGVQRMIFEIRCWLNWNENNAIAIQTSDKYDYEFVFNEIYKQLNMKVFVHSERWSFYSSIQELVPGVTNNEESTRIHLCRNRSEDSSHTSCVQKCHNNYLLVDVFPMPWQNYKDGKCSVSRVTQEQRLDVCFATHCTLREIDYFVDYFAPNRIIGYPHEYAGKLERNELCYYSRIGKKRVKIPKRVDDDLKKLMFG